The window CAACAGGTTAAGGAAAGTGAGTTGTTTAAAAAAACGATAGAATGGCAAATCCACCAAATACTGGAGGACACTTGTTATCCAACGCTAatattaacaacaacaaaattaaGAAATGTGGATATCTTAAGAAGCAGAAGCACGGACACAAGCGATTTTTCGTTCTGAAGGAGCCGAGCGAGGGCTTCCCTGCCCGGCTGGAGTACTACGAGAGCGAGAAGAAATGGAAAAACAAGTCGGCGGCAAAGAGAGTTATTCCGCTGGACTGCTGCCTCAATATCAACAAGAGAGCGGACTCCAAACACAAACACCTTATCGCCCTCTATACCAAGGACGAATATTTTGCTGTGGCAGCAGAGAATGAACAGGAGCAGGAGAATTGGTACAGAGTCTTAACTGATTTAATGAGCGAGGGGAAAGTATACTCAGACGGCTCCGCATCCAATTCCGCGTCCTCGCTGGTGGGGTTTGATGAGGGGAACTACGGGATGATTACGCCGGTAACGGCTGTGTATAAGGAGGTATGGCAAGTTAACCTAAAATCCAAAGGGCTGGGACAGAGCCGGAATCTTACCGGGGTGTACAGGCTGTGCTTATCCAGCCGGACTATCAGCTTTGTGAAGCTCAACTCGGATGTTGCGTCCGTCAGTTTACAGCTGATGAACATTAGGAGATGCGGGCACTCGGAGAGCTTTTTCTTCATCGAAGTCGGCCGGTCAGCAGCCACAGGACCCGGCGAGCTGTGGATGCAGGCTGACGACTCCGTTGTGGCGCAAAACATCCACGAGACTATTCTGGAGGCGATGAAAGCCATGAAGGAGCTGTCAGAGTTCCGGCCGCGCAGCAAGAGCCAGTCATCGGGCACTAACCCCATTTCCGTGCCTACCCGGCGGCACCACAACAACCTTCCCCCAAGCCAGACCGGGCTCCAGCGACGGTCGCGCACTGACAGCATGGCCAAAAAGTCCCCCATGAGTAAATTCACCTCCTGTCGGATACGCACTGCCAGTGAGGGAGATGGCACCATGGCGCGCACCTTGCCTGTGAACGGGAGTCCCCTCAGCCCTGATATTCACCGGACCCTATTAGGGAGCTCAAACACCATCACAGCCCAGCACTGCCGGACATTTGAATCCTCTTCCCTCCAGCACAGTAAGTCCATGTCCATGCCTCTGTCCCACTCCCCACCCACAGCCACCCCCAGCCCTGTCAGCCTGTCCTCTTGCTCTGAAAGCAGTGCTCCTCGCCCCTCCAGCTGCAATGCATCTGTCTCTGGCTCACCCAGTGATGGTGGCTTCATCTCCTGTGATGAGTATGGCTCCAGTCCTGCAGCCCTGTACCTCACTCGCAGCAGTAACACTCCAGAGTCCCTAAGGGCAGACACACCCCCCTCCCGGGATAGCAGCGACTTGCATGGCTACATGGTGATGGAGAGGCAGAACCAGAACGGTTTCCGCCGGTTACCTGAGCTGGACAAGGCATACCGGAAACGCACATACTCCCTTACCACCCCGCCCCAGCACAGGGCGCCTCCCCAGGTCTCCTCCACCTCGTTGGATGAGTACACGCTTATGAGGGCCACCTATACCAGTAGCGGCCAATCGGGTCGCAGCTCTCACACCGCCTCCCCGAAAGTTACCTATCCTGAGGACTATGGCGATGTCCAGATAGGCTCCAACAGTCACCTAGGTGACTGTGGCTACATGCCCATGACTCCGGGCATTGCCGCTCAAACAGGGTGGGTCAAAGGTGATGCTTATATGCCCATGAGCCCCATGTGTGTGTCGGCCCCCAAGCAGATCATCAACCCCCGCTCTCACCCTTCTCCAGCTGGGCTCTGCTCCCATACCGACTCCCCTGGAAGCGTGTCTCTGGAGGACAGCGGCTACATGAGAATGTTCTGTGGGGCCAAGATGTCTGTGGACAGCTCTGACGGGAAGCTCACCAACGGGGAGTACCTCAACATGTCCCCTGTGGACCCCGTGGTCTCCCTCACCCCCCAGATTACATCCTCACAGACACTACCCCCCAGCTTCACCCTCACCACAGACAGCCTTACTCCATCAGTTCCCTGCCCCGCTCTCTCAAAGCCCAGCCCCAGAGGAAGGGAGTTACAGACACAGACCAGTACGTGGTGATGAGTCTACAGAAGAAGAGAATAGAGGAAGAGTCCAACTACTGTCCCATCTCACCTGTCTGCTCCGCGACACCCCccacctccactctctcctcagccccctcaccCCTCAGAGCCGGCACGGTCACTCAGGAGGGGGGTCTGGTCCACAAGATGAGGGTGAGCCGGCCTACCCGGCTGGCCCTGGACTCTCTAAGGATGCTGCCCTGTATGATCGAACACCCCCTCCCCTCTGAGCCCAGGAGTCCCGGGGAGTACATCAACATCGACTTTGGCAACACTACACGCTACCCGCCCATCTCCGCCATGACTGAGCGCTCTCGTTCATCACTGGGCTCGGTGGACGGGCTGATGAGGAGTTCCCCGCCACTCTCCGATTACGTCAACATTGACGTCAGATCGCACTCTCCCAAACATGGCGATTCCCCTTCTTCAATAGGGTGCCTGGAGCTGAGTCCTGCACTTCCCTTGTGTCCCAGCCAGCCTCCCAGAGAAGagcagagggagagtgaggaacAGGAGAAGATAATCGTTGTGGAATATCCTCTCCAAAAGCTTGCAAGCCCTGTATACCTGGTTGGTGATGTAAAAGACGACTACACTGAGATGACCTTCAGTCCAACCAacccccctccctctgcccctctccctgccaccctgtGCCCCTCCGATGCCACCACCCCCCTGCCCACGAGCCCGTCTGCCTGTGTCCAGAGACTCACCCTGAGGGGAGAGGGTACAGTGGGGTCCCCCCCGGTTCCTGTCGAGACCTTCTTTCTTGGGTGTCCGTCCCTCTCCATCAACCCAGACAGGGGGGCAAAGGTGATCCGGGCCGACCCCCAGGGGCGCAGGCGCCAC of the Oncorhynchus masou masou isolate Uvic2021 chromosome 10, UVic_Omas_1.1, whole genome shotgun sequence genome contains:
- the LOC135547405 gene encoding LOW QUALITY PROTEIN: insulin receptor substrate 2-like (The sequence of the model RefSeq protein was modified relative to this genomic sequence to represent the inferred CDS: inserted 1 base in 1 codon); this translates as MANPPNTGGHLLSNANINNNKIKKCGYLKKQKHGHKRFFVLKEPSEGFPARLEYYESEKKWKNKSAAKRVIPLDCCLNINKRADSKHKHLIALYTKDEYFAVAAENEQEQENWYRVLTDLMSEGKVYSDGSASNSASSLVGFDEGNYGMITPVTAVYKEVWQVNLKSKGLGQSRNLTGVYRLCLSSRTISFVKLNSDVASVSLQLMNIRRCGHSESFFFIEVGRSAATGPGELWMQADDSVVAQNIHETILEAMKAMKELSEFRPRSKSQSSGTNPISVPTRRHHNNLPPSQTGLQRRSRTDSMAKKSPMSKFTSCRIRTASEGDGTMARTLPVNGSPLSPDIHRTLLGSSNTITAQHCRTFESSSLQHSKSMSMPLSHSPPTATPSPVSLSSCSESSAPRPSSCNASVSGSPSDGGFISCDEYGSSPAALYLTRSSNTPESLRADTPPSRDSSDLHGYMVMERQNQNGFRRLPELDKAYRKRTYSLTTPPQHRAPPQVSSTSLDEYTLMRATYTSSGQSGRSSHTASPKVTYPEDYGDVQIGSNSHLGDCGYMPMTPGIAAQTGWVKGDAYMPMSPMCVSAPKQIINPRSHPSPAGLCSHTDSPGSVSLEDSGYMRMFCGAKMSVDSSDGKLTNGEYLNMSPVDPVVSLTPXDYILTDTTPQLHPHHRQPYSISSLPRSLKAQPQRKGVTDTDQYVVMSLQKKRIEEESNYCPISPVCSATPPTSTLSSAPSPLRAGTVTQEGGLVHKMRVSRPTRLALDSLRMLPCMIEHPLPSEPRSPGEYINIDFGNTTRYPPISAMTERSRSSLGSVDGLMRSSPPLSDYVNIDVRSHSPKHGDSPSSIGCLELSPALPLCPSQPPREEQRESEEQEKIIVVEYPLQKLASPVYLVGDVKDDYTEMTFSPTNPPPSAPLPATLCPSDATTPLPTSPSACVQRLTLRGEGTVGSPPVPVETFFLGCPSLSINPDRGAKVIRADPQGRRRHSSETFSSTTMVTPVCPSFAPDANKRHSSASVENVSRPVRSSECSDEEYGNSNSPMCRETSAGYQNGLNYIALNLMEGSLGGCSTLGGSEGLLRFKAACGCKGGMNGFNTSPYATMGFKETATAVKD